One stretch of Tistrella mobilis DNA includes these proteins:
- a CDS encoding AraC family transcriptional regulator: MNGPENLTQSLKDTTAAGALRIDRLSAFLRRFPLRVTALRDGGRPGPAAQFALAGDAAAPVALFDAADIGPALADRPALLLAEIAFGSAGNPLLAALDHTIELPAGHDPRLAAVLGALIAEWQDPHCGAVGMIERLIEAAVIRLLRTAVADGATAPGLLAGLSHPRLHRTLAALHEAPERVWRVEEMAEIAGMSRSAFMAAFRAVLGTSPAAWLTAWRLAEARRHLDAGHTVKEAARLVGFGSAEALAHAHRRRMGRAAPPLSRRPG; encoded by the coding sequence ATGAATGGTCCTGAAAATCTGACCCAAAGTCTGAAAGACACCACAGCCGCGGGCGCCCTGCGCATCGACCGGCTGTCGGCCTTTCTGCGGCGCTTTCCGCTGCGGGTCACGGCGCTGCGCGACGGTGGCCGGCCGGGCCCCGCGGCACAGTTCGCGCTGGCCGGCGACGCCGCCGCACCGGTGGCGCTGTTCGATGCCGCGGATATCGGCCCCGCCCTCGCCGATCGCCCCGCATTGCTGCTGGCCGAAATTGCCTTCGGCAGCGCCGGCAATCCGCTGCTGGCCGCCCTCGATCACACGATCGAGCTGCCGGCCGGCCATGATCCGCGGCTGGCGGCGGTTCTGGGCGCCCTGATCGCCGAATGGCAGGACCCCCATTGCGGGGCCGTCGGCATGATCGAGCGGCTGATCGAAGCCGCGGTCATCCGGCTGCTGCGCACCGCGGTCGCCGACGGCGCCACTGCCCCGGGCCTGCTCGCCGGCCTGTCCCACCCCCGCCTGCATCGCACGCTCGCGGCCCTGCACGAGGCGCCGGAGCGGGTCTGGCGGGTGGAAGAGATGGCGGAGATCGCCGGCATGTCGCGCAGCGCCTTCATGGCGGCCTTCCGCGCCGTGCTCGGCACCAGCCCCGCCGCCTGGCTGACGGCCTGGCGGCTGGCCGAGGCCCGCCGCCATCTGGATGCCGGCCATACGGTAAAGGAAGCCGCGCGCCTGGTCGGCTTCGGCAGCGCCGAGGCTCTGGCCCATGCCCATCGCCGCCGGATGGGACGCGCCGCGCCGCCGCTCAGCCGCCGGCCAGGCTGA
- a CDS encoding O-linked N-acetylglucosamine transferase: MTTAAGLMAEGRRRALSGGLDEGVHLLHRALALDPAPEIRETLTRILRWSRRFDEADAVLAAGLADRPDHPGLRALAGEGALRRRRPTEAAAHVAAASAMTADLWRIAGSARLLLTDPAGAVVAWERGRRLDPADWRLAGNILYAANCDPAMTTAGLRRRQDAVFAGMSWPRRPAPRPRAADGRLHIGYVGGCFTNHAAARVVLPMIMGHDRSRFRITCYPTLPAPVDPRLLQLRLAVDGWRGLAGLDDAAAADLIRADGIDVLVDLDGHVGGNRIGIFARRPAALQIQAWGYLPGTGLPVMDGLVTDPVLLPPAERADLPASLATLDVPCPTLGSPLAAPPDADPRIGADVVRLGCPARLEKLPDSLLEAFAAILDARPATVLVLQDDLVHDPAIGARLDRWQDRHRLAPGRVERLARGVPDYLTVIRSLDLALDTSPYSGGVVTLDLLSQGVPVVTMGGGQACSRTTASILACLGPDGLVAEGRDAWIGRVLALIDDAEARRALRAELRATHIPRLAAASPATIRAVEAQLLSLAGG, translated from the coding sequence ATGACCACGGCGGCAGGGTTGATGGCCGAAGGCCGGCGCCGCGCGCTGTCGGGCGGGCTGGACGAGGGCGTTCATCTGCTGCATCGGGCGCTGGCGCTTGATCCGGCGCCCGAGATCCGCGAGACGCTGACACGCATCCTGCGCTGGTCGCGGCGCTTCGACGAGGCCGATGCGGTGCTGGCGGCGGGGCTTGCCGACCGGCCGGATCATCCGGGCCTTCGGGCGCTGGCGGGGGAGGGGGCCCTGCGCCGGCGCCGCCCGACCGAGGCCGCGGCCCATGTCGCGGCGGCATCGGCGATGACGGCGGATCTGTGGCGCATCGCCGGCAGCGCCCGGCTGCTGCTGACCGATCCTGCCGGTGCGGTGGTGGCCTGGGAACGGGGACGAAGGCTTGATCCGGCCGACTGGCGGCTGGCGGGCAATATCCTCTATGCCGCCAATTGCGATCCGGCCATGACCACCGCCGGGCTGCGCCGGCGTCAGGATGCGGTCTTCGCCGGCATGTCCTGGCCGCGCCGGCCGGCGCCGCGGCCGCGGGCCGCCGATGGCCGGCTGCATATCGGCTATGTCGGCGGCTGTTTCACCAACCATGCCGCGGCGCGCGTGGTGCTGCCGATGATCATGGGCCATGACCGCAGCCGCTTCCGCATCACCTGCTATCCCACCCTGCCGGCCCCCGTCGATCCGCGGCTGTTGCAGCTGCGCCTGGCGGTCGACGGCTGGCGGGGCCTCGCCGGGCTGGACGATGCTGCGGCGGCGGATCTGATCCGGGCCGATGGCATCGATGTCCTGGTCGATCTTGACGGCCATGTCGGCGGCAACCGCATCGGGATCTTCGCCCGCCGGCCGGCCGCCCTTCAGATCCAGGCCTGGGGCTATCTGCCGGGCACCGGCCTGCCGGTGATGGACGGGCTGGTGACCGACCCTGTCCTGCTGCCGCCGGCCGAACGGGCCGATCTGCCCGCGTCGCTTGCCACGCTGGACGTGCCCTGCCCGACACTCGGCAGCCCGCTTGCCGCCCCGCCCGATGCCGATCCGCGGATCGGCGCCGATGTCGTGCGTCTGGGCTGTCCCGCGCGGCTGGAGAAGCTGCCCGACAGCCTGCTGGAGGCCTTCGCAGCCATCCTCGACGCCCGGCCCGCCACCGTGCTGGTGTTACAGGACGATCTTGTCCATGACCCGGCCATCGGCGCCCGGCTGGACCGCTGGCAGGATCGCCATCGGCTGGCGCCCGGGCGGGTCGAACGGCTGGCGCGGGGCGTGCCCGATTATCTCACGGTGATCCGCAGCCTGGATCTGGCGCTCGACACCAGCCCCTATTCCGGCGGGGTGGTGACGCTGGATCTGCTGTCCCAGGGCGTGCCGGTGGTCACCATGGGCGGTGGCCAGGCCTGTTCGCGCACCACCGCCTCAATTCTTGCCTGCCTGGGCCCCGACGGTCTGGTGGCAGAGGGGCGCGATGCCTGGATCGGCCGTGTGCTGGCCCTGATCGACGATGCAGAGGCCCGGCGCGCGCTCAGGGCCGAACTCCGCGCGACCCACATCCCCCGGCTGGCCGCGGCCAGCCCCGCCACCATCCGTGCCGTCGAGGCACAGCTCCTCAGCCTGGCCGGCGGCTGA
- a CDS encoding PqqD family protein, whose translation MTQPAPASSVLSPETLVRIRPGILTAEMDGETVLLDAESGAYSALGSTGSRIAAMIAEPVSLGELCRRLTAIYAVDPETCLADVTPFLEGLIGDGLVDIAG comes from the coding sequence ATGACCCAGCCTGCCCCCGCCTCGTCGGTTCTGTCGCCCGAAACCCTGGTCCGCATCCGCCCCGGCATCCTGACCGCCGAGATGGATGGCGAGACGGTTCTGCTCGATGCCGAGAGCGGCGCCTATTCGGCACTCGGCAGCACCGGCAGCCGGATCGCGGCGATGATCGCCGAGCCGGTCTCGCTGGGGGAACTCTGCCGCCGGCTGACCGCGATCTATGCCGTCGACCCCGAAACCTGCCTGGCCGATGTCACCCCCTTCCTTGAAGGGCTGATCGGCGACGGGCTGGTCGACATCGCCGGCTGA
- a CDS encoding TylF/MycF/NovP-related O-methyltransferase, which yields MSPTRLYLDLLKQVLLNQTGLEAELRLAHVAACHAAGTEPDPYHLRDIRLAEAEAFAAAAARRDDGRWTAADRPGLGLAYTMTGRRRLDHLEACLDDIRTEGVPGDLIETGVWRGGCGIFLRGYLAVHAMADRRVWLADSFAGVPAPSHAIDAGDTLFRQDDLLAISRPLVEDAFRRFDLLDDRVRFVEGLFEETLPGLETGPLALLRLDGDLFTSTRAALEALYDRVVPGGWIIIDDYGAVQGCRIATDMFRHVRGITTPLDRVDWTCVAWRKS from the coding sequence ATGAGCCCGACCCGGCTGTATCTGGATCTGCTGAAGCAGGTGCTGCTCAATCAGACGGGGCTTGAGGCGGAGCTGCGCCTTGCCCATGTCGCGGCCTGCCATGCGGCCGGGACCGAACCCGACCCGTATCATCTGCGCGACATCCGCCTCGCCGAGGCGGAGGCTTTTGCGGCGGCAGCCGCGCGGCGCGATGACGGGCGCTGGACGGCGGCCGATCGCCCGGGCCTGGGGCTTGCCTATACCATGACCGGCCGTCGGCGGCTGGATCATCTGGAAGCCTGCCTGGATGACATCCGCACCGAGGGCGTGCCGGGGGATCTGATCGAAACCGGGGTCTGGCGGGGCGGGTGCGGCATCTTCTTGCGCGGCTATCTGGCGGTGCATGCCATGGCCGACCGCCGGGTCTGGCTGGCCGACAGCTTTGCCGGCGTGCCGGCGCCGTCGCATGCCATCGATGCCGGTGATACCCTGTTCCGGCAGGATGATCTGCTCGCGATCTCGCGGCCGCTGGTCGAAGACGCCTTCCGCCGCTTCGATCTGCTCGATGATCGGGTCCGCTTCGTCGAGGGGTTGTTCGAAGAGACGCTGCCCGGGCTGGAAACCGGGCCGCTCGCCCTGCTGCGCCTGGATGGGGATCTCTTTACCTCCACCCGCGCCGCCCTGGAGGCGCTGTACGACCGCGTGGTGCCGGGCGGGTGGATCATCATCGACGATTACGGCGCCGTGCAGGGCTGCCGGATCGCCACCGACATGTTCCGGCATGTCCGCGGCATCACCACGCCGCTCGACCGGGTCGACTGGACCTGCGTCGCCTGGCGCAAGAGCTGA
- a CDS encoding cephalosporin hydroxylase family protein, with translation MTDRNDATVQFMRASFDGFMAGRGTYHVSWLGHDTIKYPTDLMMYQELICRRRPALIVETGSFRGGSGLFLASICDLIGAGEVVSIDLRNDDRRADLPVHPRLSFLSGSSTAPEMVRAVYDRAAALGPDAEVMVILDSDHRLLHVLAELEAYAGLVRPGGYLIVEDGHVNGRPNWPDYGPGPSEAIAFFLPRHPEFEVDPACERFMMTLNPGGYLRRRDDPA, from the coding sequence ATGACCGATCGCAACGACGCGACCGTGCAGTTCATGCGCGCCAGTTTCGACGGCTTCATGGCCGGCCGGGGCACTTATCATGTGTCCTGGCTGGGTCATGATACGATCAAATACCCCACCGACCTGATGATGTATCAGGAGCTGATCTGCCGCCGCCGGCCGGCGCTGATCGTGGAGACCGGCAGTTTCAGGGGCGGCAGCGGGCTGTTCCTGGCCTCGATCTGCGATCTGATCGGGGCGGGCGAGGTGGTCAGCATCGATCTGCGCAATGACGACCGGCGGGCGGATCTGCCGGTTCATCCGCGCCTCAGCTTTCTGTCGGGCAGTTCCACCGCGCCCGAGATGGTCCGGGCGGTTTACGACCGCGCCGCCGCCCTCGGCCCCGATGCCGAGGTGATGGTGATCCTGGACAGCGACCACCGGCTGCTGCATGTGCTGGCGGAGCTGGAGGCCTATGCCGGGCTGGTCCGGCCGGGCGGCTATCTGATCGTCGAGGACGGCCATGTCAACGGCCGGCCCAACTGGCCCGATTACGGGCCGGGGCCGAGCGAGGCGATCGCCTTCTTCCTGCCCCGGCATCCGGAATTCGAGGTCGACCCGGCCTGCGAGCGCTTCATGATGACGCTCAACCCCGGCGGCTATCTCCGCCGCCGCGACGACCCGGCCTGA
- a CDS encoding serine hydrolase domain-containing protein, whose product MSMNAQEFGPRVQALLDQAVAAGDVPGVAVAIGDADGQIFEAAAGTRTMGGDQAMTPDTVVWIASMTKAITGTAAMQLVERGRLSLDGPAAEVLPELGRVQVLDGFDEAGNPRLRAPRGQITLRQLLTHTAGFSYDFWNADIVRCQEVMGLPPMVSCQVAALNTPLIFDPGERWEYGIGIDHTGRMIEAVTGRRLGEYLAEEVLGPLGMTDTAFRIRDDMRARLAPIHARGIDGGLAATDLEIPQDPEFEMGGGGLYGTVRDYLRFCRLFLNQGRADGGGQVLKPETVAQMSRNAMGDLRVRPLKAVLHDLTNDAEFFPGLPKSWGLSFMINEEDAPTGRPAGSLAWAGLANSYYWIDPKTGLAGVYATQILPFADVKSLPLYLAVEGAVYGR is encoded by the coding sequence ATGAGCATGAACGCACAGGAATTCGGCCCCAGGGTGCAGGCCCTGCTGGACCAGGCGGTGGCGGCCGGCGATGTGCCGGGGGTGGCGGTGGCGATCGGCGACGCCGATGGCCAGATTTTCGAGGCGGCGGCCGGCACCCGCACCATGGGCGGTGACCAGGCGATGACGCCCGATACCGTGGTCTGGATCGCCTCCATGACCAAGGCGATCACCGGCACCGCCGCCATGCAGCTGGTGGAGCGCGGCCGGCTGTCTCTCGACGGGCCTGCCGCCGAGGTGCTGCCCGAACTCGGCCGGGTCCAGGTGCTGGACGGTTTCGACGAGGCCGGCAATCCCCGGCTCCGTGCCCCGCGCGGCCAGATCACGCTTCGCCAGCTGCTGACCCATACGGCGGGTTTCTCTTATGACTTCTGGAACGCCGACATCGTGCGCTGCCAGGAGGTGATGGGCCTGCCGCCGATGGTCAGCTGCCAGGTGGCGGCATTGAACACGCCGCTGATCTTCGATCCGGGGGAGCGCTGGGAATACGGTATCGGCATCGATCATACCGGCCGGATGATCGAGGCGGTGACCGGCCGACGGCTGGGCGAGTATCTGGCCGAAGAGGTGCTGGGGCCGCTGGGCATGACCGATACCGCCTTCCGGATCCGCGACGACATGCGCGCCCGGCTGGCGCCGATCCATGCCCGCGGCATCGATGGCGGGCTCGCCGCCACCGATCTGGAAATCCCGCAGGATCCCGAATTCGAAATGGGCGGCGGCGGGCTTTACGGCACGGTGCGCGACTATCTGCGCTTCTGCCGCCTGTTCCTGAACCAGGGCCGCGCCGATGGCGGGGGCCAGGTTCTGAAGCCCGAAACCGTCGCGCAGATGAGCCGCAACGCCATGGGCGATCTCCGCGTCCGCCCGCTCAAGGCCGTGCTCCACGACCTGACCAATGATGCCGAGTTCTTCCCCGGCCTGCCCAAAAGCTGGGGCCTCAGCTTCATGATCAACGAAGAGGACGCGCCCACCGGCCGCCCGGCCGGCTCCCTCGCCTGGGCGGGGCTCGCCAACAGCTATTACTGGATCGACCCGAAGACCGGCCTCGCCGGGGTCTATGCGACCCAGATCCTGCCCTTCGCGGATGTGAAATCGCTGCCGCTTTATCTGGCGGTGGAGGGGGCGGTTTACGGGCGGTGA
- the arsJ gene encoding organoarsenical effux MFS transporter ArsJ, producing the protein MLRQAAPANPVRAYAAVTAAYWAFMLSDGALRMLVLLHFNALGFTPVQLAWLFLLYELAGIATNLAAGWLAARFGLAATLYGGLGLQIAALAALARLDPGWSLAASVAFVMAVQGVSGVAKDLAKMSSKSAVKLLAPATGGGLFRWVALLTGSKNAVKGLGFFLGAALLALAGFQAAIWGMAAVLAVILAAVILFLPAGLPGRMKASESWSGWRSKDARVNRLSLARMFLFGARDVWFVVGIPVYFQAVLSDGTAEGRREAFFIVGGFMALWIIAYGLVQALAPRILKARGEAEAATVRKAILWAGALVPIPFALAAAVWLAGGPALWLTALLVAGLLLFGFVFAVNSSVHSYLILAFGDAGRITRDVGFYYMANAAGRLIGTLLSGVSYQLGGLGLCLATAGLMALFSWLAARRL; encoded by the coding sequence ATGCTGAGACAGGCCGCCCCCGCGAACCCCGTGCGCGCCTATGCCGCCGTCACCGCCGCCTATTGGGCCTTCATGCTGTCCGATGGCGCGCTGCGCATGCTGGTGCTGCTGCATTTCAACGCGCTGGGCTTCACGCCGGTGCAGCTGGCCTGGCTGTTTCTGCTCTATGAACTGGCGGGCATCGCCACCAATCTGGCCGCTGGCTGGCTGGCGGCGCGGTTCGGCCTGGCGGCGACGCTCTATGGCGGGCTGGGCCTGCAGATCGCGGCGCTGGCAGCCCTCGCCCGGCTCGATCCGGGCTGGAGCCTGGCCGCTTCGGTCGCCTTCGTGATGGCGGTGCAGGGGGTTTCGGGGGTTGCCAAGGACCTCGCCAAGATGTCGTCCAAATCCGCGGTCAAGCTGCTGGCACCCGCGACGGGTGGCGGGCTGTTCCGCTGGGTGGCGCTGCTGACGGGCTCGAAGAACGCGGTCAAGGGGCTGGGCTTCTTCCTGGGGGCCGCCCTGCTGGCGCTGGCGGGGTTCCAGGCGGCGATCTGGGGCATGGCCGCGGTCCTGGCCGTGATCCTGGCGGCCGTGATCCTGTTCCTGCCCGCGGGGCTGCCCGGCCGCATGAAGGCTTCCGAAAGCTGGTCCGGCTGGCGGTCGAAAGATGCGCGGGTGAACCGGCTGTCGCTGGCGCGGATGTTCCTGTTCGGCGCCCGCGACGTCTGGTTCGTGGTCGGCATTCCGGTCTATTTCCAGGCGGTGCTGTCCGACGGCACCGCCGAGGGGCGGCGCGAGGCGTTTTTCATCGTCGGCGGGTTCATGGCGCTCTGGATCATCGCCTATGGCCTGGTCCAGGCGCTGGCGCCACGCATCCTGAAGGCCCGAGGCGAGGCCGAGGCGGCGACGGTGCGCAAGGCGATCCTCTGGGCGGGGGCGCTGGTGCCGATCCCGTTTGCCCTCGCCGCCGCCGTCTGGCTGGCGGGCGGCCCGGCCCTCTGGCTGACGGCTCTGCTGGTCGCGGGGCTGCTGCTCTTCGGCTTCGTCTTCGCAGTCAATTCCTCGGTCCATTCCTATCTGATCCTGGCCTTCGGCGATGCCGGGCGGATCACCCGCGATGTCGGCTTCTATTACATGGCCAATGCCGCCGGCCGGCTGATCGGCACCCTGCTCTCGGGGGTGAGCTATCAGCTGGGCGGGCTCGGCCTCTGCCTTGCGACCGCAGGCCTCATGGCTCTGTTCAGCTGGCTTGCCGCCCGGCGGCTCTGA
- a CDS encoding ArsJ-associated glyceraldehyde-3-phosphate dehydrogenase translates to MARSGTAPRIALNGLGRIGKLVLRRLIDTGAGGGIVLLNDAAGDAAQHALLMEFDSVHGRWQTPVAAAGDGLVLDGRHIRLTREKTIAALPLEEAGIDLVIDCTGVFKTAAALAPYYAAGVKTVVVSAPVKDGGALNLVYGVNHELYDPATHRLVTAASCTTNCLAPVVKVIHEGIGIRHGSITTIHDVTNTQTMVDRPAKDMRRARSALMNLIPTTTGSATAIGLIYPELAGRLNGHAVRVPLLNASITDCVFEVARETSVAEVNALFEAAAAGPLTGILGYETRPLVSADFVNDPRSAIIDAPSTLVVGGTQVKIYAWYDNEWAYACRLADIVRMVASAC, encoded by the coding sequence ATGGCCCGCTCTGGTACCGCGCCCCGCATCGCGCTCAACGGCCTTGGCCGGATCGGCAAGCTGGTCCTCCGCCGCCTGATCGATACCGGCGCCGGCGGCGGCATCGTGCTTCTGAACGATGCCGCGGGCGATGCCGCCCAGCATGCGCTGCTGATGGAATTCGACAGCGTCCACGGCCGCTGGCAGACACCGGTTGCGGCCGCCGGAGACGGGCTGGTTCTGGACGGGCGGCATATCCGTCTCACCCGCGAGAAGACCATCGCGGCCCTGCCGCTTGAAGAGGCCGGCATCGATCTGGTGATCGACTGCACCGGCGTCTTCAAGACGGCGGCGGCACTCGCCCCCTATTACGCCGCCGGGGTCAAGACGGTGGTGGTCAGCGCGCCGGTGAAGGATGGCGGCGCGCTCAACCTGGTCTACGGGGTCAATCACGAGCTCTATGATCCGGCCACGCACCGCCTGGTGACGGCCGCGTCCTGCACTACCAACTGCCTGGCGCCGGTCGTGAAGGTGATCCACGAGGGCATCGGCATCCGCCACGGCTCCATCACCACCATCCACGACGTGACCAACACCCAGACCATGGTCGACCGGCCGGCAAAGGATATGCGCCGGGCACGATCGGCGCTGATGAACCTGATCCCGACCACGACCGGCAGCGCCACCGCGATCGGGCTGATCTACCCCGAACTCGCCGGCAGGCTGAACGGTCATGCGGTACGGGTACCGCTGCTCAACGCCTCGATCACCGATTGCGTTTTCGAGGTGGCGCGGGAGACGAGCGTCGCCGAGGTGAATGCCCTGTTCGAGGCGGCGGCCGCAGGCCCGCTTACCGGCATCCTGGGCTACGAGACCCGGCCGCTGGTTTCGGCCGATTTCGTCAACGATCCGCGCTCGGCGATCATCGATGCCCCCTCGACCCTGGTGGTCGGCGGCACCCAGGTGAAGATCTATGCCTGGTACGACAATGAATGGGCCTATGCCTGCCGTCTGGCCGATATCGTGCGCATGGTGGCATCGGCATGCTGA
- a CDS encoding metalloregulator ArsR/SmtB family transcription factor — MENELAAYAFATLGHPGRLAVFRLLMRFAPQGVRPTEIAAALDLKQNTLSHHLADLAGVGLITAERQGRSLLYAVDLEATERLIGYLALDLGRGRPDLLAPVLGPQKDAPAMRDTGFNVLFICSANSARSIFAEALLRDLGGGRFNAFSAGTGGDGRLNPFALEVLARNGHDVSGLRSKRLSEFQTPEAPVMDFVFTVCDTAAAEECPPWPGRPITGHWGLPDPVKVQGTESEKALAFARTYGALRRRIAIFTELPFAALDRLALQGRVDRIATEAASSAEV, encoded by the coding sequence ATGGAAAACGAACTTGCCGCCTATGCCTTCGCCACGCTCGGCCATCCCGGACGGCTCGCGGTCTTCCGCCTGCTGATGCGCTTCGCACCGCAGGGGGTGCGGCCGACCGAGATCGCGGCCGCGCTGGATCTGAAGCAGAACACGCTTTCCCACCACCTGGCCGATCTGGCGGGTGTCGGGCTGATCACGGCCGAACGTCAGGGCCGGTCGCTGCTCTATGCGGTCGATCTTGAGGCGACGGAACGACTGATCGGCTATCTGGCGCTCGATCTGGGCCGGGGCCGCCCCGACCTGCTCGCCCCCGTTCTCGGCCCCCAAAAGGATGCCCCCGCCATGCGCGACACCGGTTTCAACGTGCTGTTCATCTGTTCGGCCAATTCCGCCCGGTCGATCTTCGCCGAGGCGCTGCTGCGTGATCTGGGGGGCGGCCGGTTCAACGCCTTCTCTGCCGGCACCGGCGGCGACGGCCGGCTGAACCCCTTTGCGCTGGAGGTTCTGGCGCGCAACGGCCACGACGTTTCGGGGCTGCGGTCGAAACGTCTTTCCGAATTCCAGACGCCGGAGGCCCCGGTGATGGATTTCGTCTTCACGGTCTGCGACACCGCGGCCGCCGAAGAATGCCCGCCCTGGCCGGGCCGGCCGATCACCGGCCATTGGGGCCTGCCCGATCCGGTAAAGGTTCAGGGCACCGAGAGCGAGAAGGCGCTGGCCTTTGCCCGCACCTATGGTGCCCTGCGCCGCCGGATCGCCATCTTCACCGAACTGCCCTTCGCGGCGCTCGATCGCCTGGCCCTGCAGGGCCGGGTCGACCGCATCGCCACCGAGGCCGCATCATCGGCAGAGGTCTGA
- a CDS encoding MFS transporter has protein sequence MARPQDTRLSTPADAPAQPRLLTALLVTMAVQMVSTGGALALSTIAPIAGAALNVAPSLVGFQVSLVYLAAAITSVMAGGIVRRFGPARASQISMATFVIALPAFGSGSLPLMAAAALVAGFGYGLNNPAASQILVRVTPEGRRNTVFSLKQAGVPLGGVTAGLAFPAMAVALGWQTGLWLATLAPLALILVLQRLRPAWDADREPGARIAQDWMQGPRLTLREAPLRALGLLGLLYSMLQLSLSTFTVVMLVTEHGWSPVAAGSALALIQASGALGRVIWGFLADRLGAGFLVLAIVGAISGAGALAIGPAAAAGPAVQLALLCLIGNTTNGWNGVMLAETARRAPAGLVGTVTGGVLILTFGGVVIGPAGFSAVQGLAGSYAATFALFGLISIAGAAFAFREHLHNRR, from the coding sequence ATGGCCCGACCCCAGGATACCCGCCTTTCCACGCCCGCCGACGCACCGGCGCAGCCGCGGCTTCTGACCGCGCTGCTGGTGACCATGGCGGTGCAGATGGTTTCAACCGGCGGGGCGCTGGCGCTGTCGACCATCGCACCGATCGCGGGTGCCGCCCTGAACGTCGCCCCATCCCTGGTCGGATTTCAGGTCAGCCTGGTCTATCTGGCCGCCGCCATCACCTCGGTCATGGCCGGGGGCATCGTGCGGCGCTTCGGCCCGGCCCGGGCGTCGCAGATCAGCATGGCCACCTTCGTGATCGCGCTGCCGGCCTTCGGGTCGGGCAGCCTGCCGCTGATGGCCGCCGCCGCGCTGGTCGCCGGTTTCGGCTACGGGCTCAACAACCCGGCCGCCTCTCAGATCCTGGTCCGGGTGACCCCCGAAGGGCGGCGCAACACGGTGTTCTCGCTCAAACAGGCGGGAGTGCCGCTGGGTGGGGTGACGGCGGGGCTCGCCTTCCCGGCGATGGCGGTGGCACTGGGCTGGCAGACGGGGCTGTGGCTGGCCACGCTGGCGCCGCTCGCGCTCATCCTGGTGCTCCAGCGCCTGCGCCCGGCCTGGGATGCCGATCGCGAGCCGGGGGCCCGGATCGCGCAGGACTGGATGCAGGGGCCGCGCCTGACGCTGCGCGAGGCGCCGCTCAGGGCGCTGGGCCTGCTGGGCCTGCTCTATTCCATGCTCCAGCTGTCGCTCTCCACCTTCACCGTGGTGATGCTGGTCACCGAACATGGCTGGTCGCCGGTGGCGGCGGGCAGCGCGCTGGCGCTGATCCAGGCCTCGGGCGCCCTCGGCCGGGTGATCTGGGGCTTCCTGGCCGACCGGCTGGGGGCGGGGTTCCTGGTTCTGGCGATCGTGGGCGCGATCTCGGGCGCCGGCGCCCTCGCCATCGGGCCGGCGGCGGCGGCCGGCCCGGCGGTGCAGCTGGCCCTGCTCTGCCTGATCGGCAACACCACCAATGGCTGGAACGGCGTGATGCTGGCCGAAACCGCCCGCCGGGCGCCCGCCGGGCTGGTCGGCACCGTGACCGGGGGCGTGCTGATCCTCACCTTCGGGGGCGTGGTGATCGGACCCGCCGGCTTCAGCGCGGTTCAGGGACTGGCCGGCAGCTATGCCGCCACTTTCGCCCTGTTCGGCCTGATTTCCATCGCCGGCGCGGCTTTCGCCTTTCGCGAGCATCTGCACAACCGGCGCTGA